A window of the Brassica napus cultivar Da-Ae chromosome C5, Da-Ae, whole genome shotgun sequence genome harbors these coding sequences:
- the LOC106401736 gene encoding polynucleotide 3'-phosphatase ZDP-like isoform X4, with protein sequence MPIVAEYAKSNRSSCKACSKAIASKTLRVGLISKGPGGFDMTRWHHLECFPADSVSIDSVDDVKGLSALEKDDQDALAKLVEQCGEPAKEQVDEKEEEVTDPESDEIIGEKVKETKGSSASASVIAEYAKSSRSSCKKCSQTIAAKELRLGMVTRDSRGFDMTKWHHLGCFPVESVPVDSVEEIGGFSSLQSDDQDALKELVLQCGKETSVDKMEEDKDESVADKGLAEETNKRKHSQVEEEVEIKKAGSDEKSGQKVKETKDSSASSKVIAEYAKSSRSSCKKCSQPIAAKELRLGMVTRDSRGFDMTKWHHLGCFPVESVPVDSVEDIGGFSSLQNGDQDTLKELVQQCVNKTLKMDEDNDEIGTDYHQTEEANKRKHSQVGEMVVEDEVQTNENQPTTRKPKMNTSESTSQVVAEAEISFSASDVKEKYRDASLLPKWKAFETVIFLERDDGLNDSEKIATFDFDGCLAKTSVKKVGADAWSLMYPSIPEKLQSLYSHGYKLVIFTNESNIDRWKNKRQAAVDSKIGRLNSFIKRVEVPIQVFIACGVASSGGKDDLYRKPKPGMWQLMKKHFNSGIEIDMDKSFYVGDAAGRKGDHSDADIKFAQANGLKFFTPEEYFIA encoded by the exons ATGCCAATCGTAGCCGAGTACGCGAAGTCGAACCGGTCTTCGTGCAAAGCGTGTTCGAAGGCGATCGCCTCGAAAACCCTAAGGGTGGGGCTGATTAGCAAGGGACCCGGCGGATTCGACATGACCAGGTGGCACCATCTTGAGTGTTTCCCTGCCGATTCGGTGTCGATTGATTCCGTCGATGATGTCAAAGGCTTATCCGCTTTAGAG AAAGATGATCAGGATGCTTTGGCGAAACTGGTGGAACAGTGTGGTGAGCCTGCTAAAGAA CAGGTTgatgagaaggaagaagaggttACAGATCCTGAATCAGATGAAATTATtggggagaaggttaaggagaCGAAAGGTTCTTCTGCTTCTGCGAGCGTTATTGCTGAGTATGCTAAATCAAGCAGATCGTCTTGCAAGAAGTGTTCTCAGACGATTGCTGCTAAAGAACTGAGATTAGGGATGGTGACCAGAGACTCTCGGGGATTTGATATGACTAAATGGCATCACTTGGGATGTTTCCCTGTTGAATCAGTTCCAGTTGATTCTGTAGAGGAGATTGGTGGATTTTCATCACTGCAG AGCGATGACCAGGATGCACTAAAGGAATTGGTCCTACAATGCGGGAAGGAGACTTCGGTAGAT AAGATGGAAGAAGATAAAGATGAATCTGTAGCTGATAAAGGGCTAGCGGAGgagacaaacaaaagaaaacattctcag GTTGAGGAAGAGGTAGAGATTAAAAAGGCCGGATCAGATGAAAAAAGTGGGCAGAAAGTTAAGGAGACGAAAGATTCCTCTGCATCTTCAAAAGTTATTGCTGAGTACGCCAAATCAAGCAGATCATCATGCAAGAAGTGCTCTCAGCCGATTGCTGCAAAGGAACTGAGATTGGGGATGGTGACCAGAGACTCTAGGGGATTTGATATGACTAAATGGCATCACTTGGGATGTTTCCCCGTTGAATCAGTTCCAGTTGATTCCGTAGAGGACATTGGTGGATTTTCATCACTGCAG AATGGTGATCAAGATACACTAAAGGAGCTGGTCCAACAATGCGTGAACAAGACCTTG AAGATGGACGAAGATAATGATGAGATTGGAACTGATTACCACCAAACGGAGGaggcaaacaaaagaaaacattctCAG gttGGGGAGATGGTGGTTGAAGATGAAGTGCAAACCAATGAGAACCAACCGACTACTAGAAAACCTAAG ATGAACACCAGTGAGTCAACTTCTCAGGTCGTAGCTGAAGCAGAAATCTCCTTTTCAGCTTCTGATGTGAAGGAAAAGTACAGG GATGCCAGTCTATTACCCAAGTGGAAAGCGTTTGAGACTGTAATATTCCTTGAGCGG GATGATGGCCTTAATGATTCAGAGAAGATAGCTACATTTGATTTTGATGGATGCCTTGCAAAAACATCGGTGAAAAA AGTAGGTGCAGATGCATGGTCACTTATGTATCCTTCTATTCCTGAGAAACTGCAAAGTCTTTATAGTCATGGCTATAAGCTG GTGATTTTCACAAATGAGTCTAACATTGACCGGTGGAAAAACAAAAGACAAGCTGCTGTGGACTCGAAGATTGGACGCCTCAACAGTTTTATCAAGCGTGTAGAGGTCCCCATTCAG GTGTTTATAGCCTGCGGAGTCGCAAGTTCTGGTGGTAAAGATGACCTTTACCGCAAACCCAAGCCTGGAATGTGGCAACTCATGAAGAAGCACTTTAACTCTGGAATCGAAATTGATATGGATAA ATCGTTCTATGTTGGGGATGCAGCCGGAAGAAAAGGCGATCACAGCGACGCAGACATTAAATTTGCGCAG GCGAATGGATTGAAGTTTTTTACTCCAGAGGAGTACTTTATCGCTTGA